The Triticum aestivum cultivar Chinese Spring chromosome 7B, IWGSC CS RefSeq v2.1, whole genome shotgun sequence genome window below encodes:
- the LOC123160648 gene encoding cytochrome P450 89A9: MALTLQLVGAPAMDQAGSYSTSTTPLLLLLGSLTLAVSLFVLIGRSSHGRGKAGLPPGPPALLFLAKFVALRRSIFDLGPLLVDLHARHGPVISVRLFRTLVFVADRKLAHRALVQGGATFADRPPPVDPTRMFTSGGRDISSSSYGPYWRLLRRNLAGEALSPARVGLFAPARRWACDGLVSSLLSEQQSAVTLRPLLRRAMFELLLYMCFGARLGREALDEVEELQHQALLSVTTFPVFAFFPAVTKRLFGRRWAACLAVRRRQDEVFVPLIHAKRGDGDPPCYADSLLAVRVADEGGRQLTDAEMVALCSEFMNGGTDTTVTLLEWIMAELVQHPDVQAKVYEEAKANPELNNLQAMPYLKAVVLEGLRLHPPGHFVLPHGVQSGDAEIAAYAVPKGAEVNFLVAEIGRDETVWTAAREFRPERFLEGGEGHGVDITGSREIKMMPFGAGRRMCPGYTLGMHHAEYFVARMVRELEWRPAAEGVKVDMAETLDFTTVMKHPLRSLIVSRS, translated from the coding sequence ATGGCGCTAACGTTGCAACTCGTTGGTGCACCCGCAATGGATCAGGCCGGCTCCTACTCCACCTCCACCACGCCCCTGTTGCTCCTCCTCGGCTCCCTCACGCTCGCGGTCTCGCTGTTCGTGCTGATTGGTCGCAGCAGCCATGGACGCGGGAAGGCGGGGCTCCCGCCCGGCCCGCCCGCGCTCCTCTTCCTCGCCAAGTTCGTCGCGCTCCGGCGGTCCATATTCGACCTGGGCCCGCTGCTCGTCGACCTCCACGCGCGTCACGGCCCCGTCATCTCCGTGCGCCTCTTCCGCACGCTCGTCTTCGTCGCCGACCGCAAGCTGGCCCACCGCGCGCTCGTCCAGGGCGGCGCCACCTTCGCCGACAGGCCGCCGCCGGTCGACCCCACCCGCATGTTCACGTCCGGGGGACGTGACATCAGCTCCTCCTCCTACGGCCCCTACTGGCGCCTCCTCCGCCGGAACCTCGCCGGGGAGGCGCTCAGCCCGGCCCGTGTTGGTCTCTTCGCGCCGGCGAGGAGGTGGGCGTGCGACGGCCTCGTCTCCAGCCTCCTCAGCGAGCAGCAATCCGCCGTGACGCTCAGGCCGCTCCTTCGCCGCGCCATGTTCGAGCTGCTCCTGTACATGTGCTTCGGCGCACGTCTCGGACGGGAAGCGCTCGACGAGGTGGAGGAGCTGCAGCACCAGGCGCTACTCTCGGTCACCACATTCCcggtcttcgccttcttcccggCGGTCACTAAGAGGCTCTTCGGCAGACGCTGGGCGGCGTGCCTCGCTGTGCGCAGGAGGCAGGACGAGGTATTCGTCCCGCTCATCCACGCGAAGCGTGGCGACGGTGACCCGCCGTGCTACGCCGACTCCCTCCTCGCCGTCCGGGTGGCCGACGAGGGCGGCCGCCAGCTCACTGACGCCGAGATGGTCGCCCTCTGCTCCGAGTTCATGAACGGTGGGACAGATACCACGGTGACCTTGCTGGAGTGGATCATGGCCGAGCTCGTGCAACACCCCGACGTCCAGGCCAAGGTCTACGAGGAGGCGAAAGCCAATCCAGAGCTCAACAACCTGCAGGCAATGCCGTACCTGAAGGCCGTCGTGCTCGAGGGCCTTCGGCTGCACCCGCCAGGCCACTTCGTCCTCCCGCACGGCGTGCAGAGCGGCGACGCGGAGATCGCGGCCTACGCGGTGCCCAAGGGAGCGGAGGTCAACTTCCTGGTAGCCGAGATTGGCCGCGACGAGACTGTGTGGACGGCGGCGCGGGAGTTCCGGCCGGAGAGGTTCCTGGAGGGCGGCGAGGGGCACGGAGTGGACATCACGGGGAGCAGGGAGATCAAGATGATGCCTTTCGGCGCAGGCCGCAGGATGTGCCCGGGGTACACGCTGGGCATGCACCACGCCGAGTACTTCGTGGCGAGAATGGTGAGGGAGCTGGAGTGGCGGCCGGCAGCTGAGGGGGTGAAGGTGGACATGGCGGAGACGCTCGATTTCACCACCGTGATGAAGCACCCGCTCCGTTCGCTCATCGTCTCCAGAAGCTAA